The following coding sequences are from one Phenylobacterium glaciei window:
- the nuoE gene encoding NADH-quinone oxidoreductase subunit NuoE, with protein sequence MSVRRLSADQPASFAFSKETMKQAQWWISKYPDGRQQSAVIPILWLVQKQEGWVSEPSIRAVAELLKMATIRVYEVATFYTMFMLEPVGTIAMVQVCGTTACQSRGSEDLLAVCRKRFGPDSHRSADGKFYWQEVECLGACSNAPMAAINDRYYEDLTVEGFEKLLDAFAAGKTPPPGSEIGRQGSAVLGGNTTLNDPKLYDGSAAKPIKGLPNAAPKGKAKAPVA encoded by the coding sequence GTGAGCGTTCGACGCCTTTCCGCCGATCAACCCGCCAGCTTCGCCTTCTCCAAGGAGACGATGAAGCAGGCCCAGTGGTGGATCTCGAAATATCCGGACGGCCGGCAGCAGTCGGCGGTGATCCCGATCCTTTGGCTGGTGCAGAAGCAGGAGGGCTGGGTTTCCGAACCCTCCATCCGCGCCGTCGCCGAGCTGCTGAAGATGGCCACGATCCGGGTCTACGAGGTCGCCACCTTCTATACGATGTTCATGCTGGAGCCGGTGGGCACGATCGCCATGGTCCAGGTCTGCGGGACCACGGCCTGCCAGTCGCGGGGCTCCGAGGACCTGCTGGCGGTCTGCCGCAAACGCTTTGGCCCCGACAGCCACCGCTCTGCGGACGGCAAGTTCTATTGGCAGGAAGTCGAGTGCCTCGGAGCCTGCTCCAACGCCCCCATGGCCGCCATCAACGACCGCTATTATGAGGACCTCACCGTTGAGGGCTTCGAGAAGCTGCTGGACGCCTTCGCCGCCGGCAAGACGCCGCCGCCGGGCTCCGAGATCGGCCGTCAGGGCAGCGCTGTCCTGGGCGGCAACACCACGCTGAACGATCCCAAGCTGTACGACGGGTCGGCCGCCAAGCCGATCAAGGGTCTGCCGAACGCCGCCCCCAAGGGTAAGGCCAAGGCGCCTGTCGCATGA
- a CDS encoding nuclear transport factor 2 family protein, translated as MSAPACISPFDVVDGQFEAYNSQNLSTFMTFYADDAVLADFNGAITANGAEAIRARHEKLFADFPQNKAELKARVIIGSRVIDHELVARTPGGDTFEVAAIYTISDAKIVRVDFVK; from the coding sequence ATGAGCGCGCCAGCCTGCATCTCGCCCTTCGACGTCGTGGACGGCCAGTTCGAGGCCTATAACAGCCAGAACCTGTCGACCTTCATGACCTTCTACGCCGACGACGCGGTGCTTGCCGACTTCAACGGCGCCATCACCGCCAATGGCGCCGAGGCCATCCGCGCCCGGCATGAGAAGCTGTTCGCCGACTTCCCGCAGAACAAGGCCGAACTGAAGGCGCGCGTGATCATCGGCTCGCGCGTCATCGACCACGAACTGGTCGCCCGCACACCCGGCGGCGACACCTTCGAGGTCGCCGCCATCTACACCATCTCGGACGCCAAGATCGTCCGCGTCGATTTCGTGAAGTGA
- a CDS encoding NADH-quinone oxidoreductase subunit D — MADDASMTPLSENEIPVRKFNINFGPQHPAAHGVLRLVLELDGEVVERVDPHIGLLHRGTEKLMEYRTYLQNIPYFDRLDYVAPMNQEHAFCLAIEKLLDLDVPIRGSLIRVMFSEIGRVLNHLLNVTTQAMDVGALTPPLWGFEEREKLMVFYERACGARLHANYFRPGGVHQDLPEALINDIDDWAAAFARPVNDIDKLITGNRIFKQRNVDIGKVTRQEAIDWGFSGVMVRGSGIAWDLRRSQPYECYDEMDFEIPLGINGDCYDRYLCRMQEMRESTKIIRQCVERLRKTPGPVMTEDNKVSPPRRGEMKRSMEALIHHFKLYTEGFRTPEGEVYAAVEAPKGEFGVFLVSDGGNKPYRCKIRAPGFPHLMAMDWMNRGHMLADVSAILGSLDIVFGEIDR; from the coding sequence AGCTGGACGGCGAGGTCGTGGAGCGGGTCGACCCGCACATCGGCCTGCTGCATCGCGGCACCGAGAAGCTGATGGAGTACCGCACCTACCTTCAGAACATCCCGTACTTCGACCGCCTCGACTATGTGGCGCCGATGAACCAGGAACACGCCTTCTGCCTGGCCATCGAGAAGCTGCTGGACCTGGACGTGCCGATCCGCGGCAGCCTGATCCGGGTGATGTTCTCGGAAATCGGCCGGGTTCTGAACCACCTGCTCAACGTCACGACCCAGGCCATGGACGTCGGCGCGCTCACCCCGCCTCTTTGGGGCTTCGAAGAGCGCGAGAAGCTGATGGTCTTCTATGAGCGGGCCTGCGGCGCGCGCCTGCACGCCAACTATTTCCGCCCCGGCGGCGTCCACCAGGACCTGCCAGAGGCCCTGATCAACGACATCGACGACTGGGCCGCGGCCTTCGCCCGTCCGGTCAACGACATCGACAAGCTGATCACCGGCAACCGCATCTTCAAGCAGCGCAATGTCGACATCGGCAAGGTGACCCGCCAGGAGGCCATCGACTGGGGCTTCTCCGGCGTCATGGTGCGCGGTTCCGGCATCGCCTGGGACCTGCGCCGCAGCCAGCCCTACGAATGCTACGACGAGATGGACTTCGAGATCCCGCTGGGGATCAACGGCGACTGCTACGACCGCTATCTCTGCCGCATGCAGGAAATGCGCGAGTCCACCAAGATCATCCGCCAGTGCGTTGAACGGCTTCGCAAAACGCCCGGCCCCGTGATGACCGAGGACAACAAGGTGTCGCCGCCGCGCCGGGGCGAGATGAAGCGCTCCATGGAAGCGCTGATCCATCACTTCAAGCTCTACACAGAAGGCTTCCGCACCCCGGAAGGCGAGGTCTATGCGGCCGTTGAGGCGCCCAAGGGCGAGTTCGGCGTCTTCCTGGTGAGCGACGGCGGAAACAAGCCCTATCGCTGCAAGATCCGCGCACCGGGCTTCCCGCACCTGATGGCCATGGACTGGATGAACCGCGGCCACATGCTGGCCGACGTGTCGGCCATCCTGGGCTCGCTGGACATCGTGTTCGGGGAGATCGACCGATGA